One window from the genome of Oryctolagus cuniculus chromosome 1, mOryCun1.1, whole genome shotgun sequence encodes:
- the FUT4 gene encoding alpha-(1,3)-fucosyltransferase 4 yields MTPVPCSEGPLALPVSSLLHAPRDEPSSQCDDEGGSVHRACTARFKGPGAAEARQETLRTWPGPAGDIVAGRDRAAPGWATRPAHLALAARPARDWGGGSRTCGPLDSRTAPCRFRASGERRRRPEPQRQHESPRRSSTPADARPAAAALPAGAMGAPWGPEAGGRRRRRRGQGQLQSASALVAAGLMCTALAAYVCWEQLPPLPWTSPAPPGQVGVLLWWEPFRGRGAAASRPPPDCRLRFNISGCRLLTDRAAYSEAQAVLFHHRDLVKGALDWPPPWGARGRAAEELELRALGYQEPAALMTSGSRPPGQRWVWMNFESPSHSPGLRSLAGNLFNWTLSYRADSDVFVPYGYLYPRSHPGDQPPGLAPPLARKRGLVAWVVSHWDERQARVRYYHQLSQHVPVDVFGQGGPGRPVPNSGLLHTVARYKFYLAFENSQHLDYITEKLWRNAFLAGAVPVVLGPDRSNYERFVPRGAFIHVDDFPSASALATYLLFLDRNPTVYRRYFHWRRRYAVHITSFWDEPWCRACQAVQTAGHQPKSIGNLAHWFER; encoded by the exons ATGACCCCAGTCCCATGTTCTGAAGGAC CTTTGGCTCTGCCGGTCTCCAGCCTGCTGCACGCGCCCAGGGATGAACCAAGCTCTCAGTGTGACGACGAGGGGGGTTCAGTCCACC GCGCCTGTACGGCGCGGTTCAAGGGTCCGGGAGCAGCGGAGGCGCGGCAGGAGACTCTCAGAACCTGGCCCGGCCCGGCTGGGGACATCGTGGCGGGGAGGGACAGGGCGGCGCCCGGCTGGGCTACCCGGCCCGCTCACCTCGCCTTAGCGGCGCGCCCAGCTCgggactggggaggagggagTCGGACCTGCGGGCCTCTGGATTCCAGGACCGCCCCCTGCCGCTTCCGGGCCAGCGGCGAGCGGCGGCGACGGCCGGAGCCGCAGCGGCAGCATGAGAGCCCCCGCCGCTCCTCCACGCCTGCGGACGCGCGGCCAGCGGCGGCGGCTCTGCCTGCGGGCGCCATGGGGGCGCCCTGGGGCCCGGAGGCCGGCGGGCGGCGCCGGCGGCGCAGAGGCCAGGGGCAGCTACAGAGCGCCTCGGCCCTGGTGGCAGCCGGCCTGATGTGCACCGCGCTGGCCGCCTACGTCTGCTGGGAGCAGTTGCCGCCGCTGCCCTGGACATCCCCTGCCCCGCCGGGGCAGGTGGGCGTGCTGCTCTGGTGGGAGCCTTTCAGGGGACGCGGCGCCGCCGCCTCGAGGCCGCCCCCCGACTGCCGGCTGCGCTTCAACATCAGCGGCTGCCGCCTGCTCACCGACCGCGCAGCCTACAGCGAGGCTCAGGCAGTGCTGTTCCACCACCGCGACCTGGTGAAGGGGGCCCTGGACTGGCCACCGCCCTGGGGCGCGCGGGGCCGCGCCGCCGAGGAGCTGGAGTTGCGCGCGTTGGGCTACCAGGAGCCCGCGGCCCTCATGACCTCAGGCTCCAGGCCCCCGGGCCAGCGCTGGGTGTGGATGAACTTCGAGTCTCCTTCTCACTCCCCGGGGCTGCGAAGCCTGGCAGGTAACCTCTTCAACTGGACGCTCTCCTACAGGGCCGACTCGGACGTCTTCGTGCCCTATGGCTACCTCTACCCCAGGAGCCACCCGGGCGACCAGCCTCCGGGCCTGGCCCCGCCGCTGGCCCGGAAGCGGGGGCTGGTGGCCTGGGTGGTGAGCCACTGGGACGAGCGCCAGGCCCGGGTCCGCTACTACCATCAGCTGAGCCAGCACGTGCCCGTGGACGTGTTCGGGCAGGGCGGGCCCGGCCGCCCGGTGCCCAACAGCGGGCTCCTGCACACGGTGGCCCGCTACAAGTTCTACCTGGCGTTTGAGAACTCGCAGCACCTAGATTACATCACTGAGAAGCTCTGGCGCAACGCGTTCCTGGCCGGGGCGGTGCCGGTGGTGCTGGGCCCAGACCGTAGCAACTACGAGCGCTTTGTGCCTCGCGGCGCCTTCATCCACGTGGACGACTTCCCCAGTGCCTCCGCCTTGGCCACCTACCTGCTCTTCCTCGACCGCAACCCAACTGTCTACCGCCGCTACTTCCACTGGCGCCGGAGGTACGCCGTGCACATCACCTCCTTCTGGGACGAGCCGTGGTGCCGGGCCTGCCAGGCTGTGCAGACGGCCGGGCACCAGCCCAAGAGCATAGGCAACTTGGCGCACTGGTTCGAGCGGTGA